The sequence below is a genomic window from Sulfuracidifex metallicus DSM 6482 = JCM 9184.
GAATTGCTTCCAAGGGGAGTACTAATAGTTACAGACGACAAGAACCAAATATTATTTACTACGGAGAGAAAAGAGTTCAAAGATAGAGAAATCAAACAAGGCAGCACATACAGCTTACCTCCAATTTCTACAAGTAAGAGAAAAGCATCTCTACCTTCATTGTTAAGTGCCCCGCAAGAAATAATAGATGCACTTAACATAACTGATGTAGAAAATGGGAAAATTATAATATCAGAATTAGAAGAAAAAATAAAAAATGGTATAATCAAGCCTTGCTTAATTGAGAAAACTACAGTATTACCAATAAAAGCTAGTAATAATTGTATAGAATTTCGATCATTTAATGATGCATTAGATAGATATTTCACGGAATTAGAGAAGGAACAAATAGTGAATGAGTCTAGTAAAAAATTAAATGATGAGAAGGGTAGGTTAATATCGACTATAAACGAAGTAAATCAGAAGATAAGTGTATACAAAGAAAATGCAGAAAGATTAAGAAAAATTGGCAAACTAATAATGGGAAACTATCCTTTAATCGAGGAAATAAGAAATACAAATATAAACTCTAAAAATACAATTATAATAAAATTAGATGGAGAGGAAATAGAATTAGATCCAAGGCTCAGTCCTACTAAAAACGCGTCCATCTACTTTGATAGAGCTAAGGAACTAGAAGCCAAGGCCAAGAAGGCTGAAGAAATACTAATTAATCTACAAAATAAGTTAAATACGTTAGAAGCCTCTATTAAACAGAAAGAGGAATCCAGTAAAATTAAAATAAGAGAAAAGGAATGGTACGAAAAGTACAGATGGACTATAACAAGAAACGAGTTTCTCGTTATAGCTGGTAGAGACGTGGATCAGAACGAAAGCTTGGTTAAAAAAATGCTTGATGATAAAGACATATTTCTGCACGCAGATATACACGGCGCACCTGCTACAATAATAAAAACTATGGGAAAAGAAATAGGGGAATGCGACTTAAAGGATGCAGCTGTTATATCTGCCACTTACTCAAAGGCCTGGAAGGAGGGCTTAGCTTCCATAGATGTGTTCTGGGTTACTGGAGATCAGGTAAGTAAGTCTCCCCCAACTGGAGAGTATTTGCCTAAGGGTTCCTTTATGATCTATGGTAAAAAGAACTTTATCAAAAACCTAAAGCTAGAACTTTGGATAGGATTGGAGGACAATAACGGAGTAAGACTCTTCGTAGGCTCTGAGGAAGCTGTAAAAAAGAGATGCATGTTTCATGTGAAACTTGTTCCTGGGGAAGATGATCCAGAGAAAACTGCCTCTAAAATAATAAAAATAATGAACAGAGAAAATATACCTGGAGCTAATGGTCTTAAGGAGGAGATAATTAAGATTCTTCCAGGGAGATGCAAGGTAATTAAAGAAAATGCATAAAACCTTCAAAACTAAATTTATGCCATAAACATGCCCACTTTACCCCTATCTAATAGAGCATCACTTGTGGGACCACCCGAGTTCTCTTTGCTTAAATTTTTATTAAGGAATTCAGATTCCTATGAATTAGTACCAAAGAAAAAGATACAAGAAGAAACTGAATTTAATCCCACTCAGCTTGAATATTATCTTGCTAAGTTACTAAAGCTCAAATTAATTTACCATGAGAAAAACTTGGGTTATGATGCATACAAAATAACCTTCTCAGGAATTGATGTAATTTCTATTAAAAAATTATATGAAAGCAGGATTCTTAAAAGCCTCTCTACAATTATAGGTGAAGGTAAAGAAAGTGAAGTATATGCTGGCTACGACTTTGACGACAACAAAATAGTGGTAAAGTTTCACAGAATTGGCAGAACTAGCTACAAAAGTCTTAGGCGCGTCAACAAGGATCCATATGGAAGAAAAAGCTGGGTTAGGCTAAGCATAGAAAATGCTGAAGCTGAATATAAGGCACTTACTTGTATGTGGAAGAATGGGGCTAGGGTGCCCAGACCCATTGGTTTAGGTGTCAATGCTATAGCTATGGAATTGATAGATGGTGTTCAACTTTCGGAGAAGCCAGAACTAGGAGATCCAGAAAAAGTGCTTGATGAAATAATTTCTACTATAAAAATAGCATATACGTGTTGTAAAATAATTCATGGTGATTTAAGTCCATATAACATAATGGTTACAAATGATATCCCTTACATTATAGATTGGCCTCAATCTTCAAGAGCTTCTGAAGAAACGCTTTATAGAGATCTAAGCCATATAATCTCCTTCTTTGAAAAAGAGTATGAAATAGTTAGAGAAATACCACAAATTTTATCATATATTAGGGGTTAAATATAATGATAGTAATAGGGGTAGATATAGAACCAAACGAAAGTCCTTCGAAAGGCGAACCACATTACGCCGTAGTAGCGATAAACGAAAAAGGAGAACTAATAGAGAAGAGCGAATTCGCCCCTAGAAGTAGGGTTATCAGGCTAGCATGGGAGATGAAAGCCGAGATAATTGCAATAGATAACATCTATGAACTGGGAGAAACCGATCGAGACGTTATTAATTTTATTAAGTTTTTGCCAGAATATACTAAAATAGTTCAAACAACATTTAATAAAGGAGAATTCAAAAGTATAAAAGAATTAGCGCTAGAAATGGGGATTTTAGATAACGTAATGAAACTATCGCCATTGCGTACAGCGTACGTTAATTGTATGCTGGCAATTAGAGGTTACGGTAAGGTGATTAACCCTGTTGAGAAACGAACTAAGATAATAGTTGCTAGAGGCAGAAACTTAGGACCAGGTGGAATGAGCCAAAATAGATACAAAAGGCACATTAGAGGTCTATTATTACGTGTAGCTAGGGAAATAAAGGAAAAACTTGATAGAAATGGTTTAGATTACGACGTGATAATACGAAGAACCAGAGCTGGAATTGAAGGGGCTGTTTTCACAGTTTACTCCCCAAGGGAAAGGCTATACGGCATAGTAAAGAAGATGAGAGGAAATGATGTCGTAGTCGACATAAGACCAATATATAAAAATAAGATTGAATTTAATGAACCAGAAAGAGAAATAAAAAGAAGAATAATAGTAGGATTGGACCCAGGTCTTGAGGTAGGTATAGCAATAATAGACATCCATGGAAGGCCTTTGTTATTGGAAAGCAGGCGAAGCATAGACAGGGAAGAAATAATAAATATCATAATGAGCTACGGCGTTCCTACAATTATAGCTACAGACGTAAATCCTGTACCTGATGCTGTAAAGAAAATAGCGTCTACATTAAACTGTAGGCTTTTCGTACCAGATCGTGAAATCTCAGCAGAGGAGAAGCAACAAATAGTTTCTATTTTCTCTAAAAAAACTGGAATGAGAATAATAGATGCCCATACAAGAGATTCACTTTCTGCGGCTCTCAAGGCTTTTCACGAAATAGAGAACAAGTTGAGACAAGCAGAAAGCTTGATAAATAGACTTGAACTCGACATAAATGAAGAAAGGGTGTACGATTGCGTAATAAAAGGAGAACCTATCTCTTCATGCATAGAGAAAGAAATAGAGGAGGTATTAAACAAGGAAAATAACGTTAAGGTAATCAAGCAAGTAAAACAAGTAGCGGAAAATCAACAACCCAAGGATGAAATAAACAAGCTTAAATTGGAAAATATTAGATTACGAAGAACTATATCTTCTATAATCATTGAAAAGGAAATGCTAGAAAGAAGGATAGAAGAAACTAAGCTAAATCTAAAAAAGGATTTGGAAAGGGACAGAAGAATATACGAGCTTCAACTACAGCTAACTGAAAAAGATAAATTAATAAATTCACTTACGCAAACTAAACTTAAAAATGAAGCAGAAATAAAGCAATTAAAAGATGTAATACTGAAGTTGAGCAGAAATGATGCAATTCCCGTATTTGATGATAGCTCTCCATTGGTATGTGTAAAAGATGGAAAGTTATTCTTCCTCGGAGAGGAAATAGATCCAATTATAGTACCCTTCTTCAATGGTCAGGTAGCAGTTATAGAGAAAGACACGTTAAACTGGCTTAGATTAATGTCTAAAGAATTAGAAATCGAGAATTCTAAAAAAATTGACCTAAAAGGTCTAATAGAATCGTATAGGAGCTCTAGGTCAAAACATAGTAACTTTTCCTTCTAAGATCAATTCGGTTATTTTACGGAATGAGCTTAGCTGTTCATCAACAATTCCGTTTATTTCGTTCTTTAAATTGTCGCTCATCTTGCCATCTACAGTAACTACATCTAGGTTAGCTATTAATGGATCATCTATAGGCCTACCTATCTGACCTAGAACTTGAACTTGTACCTCCTTTACTTCAGATAGTTCATCTGTAACCTTCTTTGCTATCAAATTGGCCACAACGTTATACATTTTGCCTACATGGTTTACAGGGTTCTTTCCAGCAGTGGCTTCCAAAGACATAGGCCTCATTGGTGTTATTAATCCAGTACCTCTATTTCCCCTTCCAGTTACACCGTCGTCCCCATGTTCTGCCGATGTTCCAGTAACTGTCATGTAGATAATATTGCGTTCTATCTTATCACCAGTATTAACATTCACCTTTATATTATAGTCCGGAGCTATCTTGTTTGCTATTGAAATCACTGTATCTTTTATTTGATCCTTTATGGACAAGTAATGGTTTATGTCTTCAATAAGCTCACTTATTGTTGCAGCAGCTACTGTAATTTCTATATCCTTATTTTTACGGAGTCCCATCACTTTTATATCTTCACCTACTTCAGGCATCTTAGATTTGTACTCTTTGGAGTTCAATTGTCTCTCTATAGTGAAAACCATGTTTTCTAACTTCGACATAGGAGAAAAGCCTACTCCAAAGCTAGTATCATTAGAGAGAGGAGTAGCCTTGCTGGACTCGAAGATACCTACTAGATCAGTGGAACCTTTGCCTATTTTGTAATCAACTATAACGTGCTTTTCTGGATCTAGATATCTAAAATTATCCTTTATCCATTGCTTAACGCTTTCTATTATTATTGTTCCAGCGGGTATTTCGTCAATTCCATCACTAGTTTTTACCTCAGTTGTTACCCTGCCAGCTACTATTATGTAAATAGGTTGAATTACGTCACCTCCTTTGAACTTAGGGGATGCCTGACCTCCAACTACTAAGGTTTTATCAAGATTATGATGAAGTATGACTCCGTATTTCTTAAGATAATATAGGGAAAGCTTCCTACTAGCCTCTTCGGATGCAGAATCCGCGATATAGTCTGGATGACCAATTCCTTTCCTTTCTACTAATTCTACTTCTAGAGAATTGATATCTACAGTCTTATTTAACTGCACATTAATATTTTTCATTTGTAGCACCTTAACAGCTTTAACTTATATCATTTACTTAGTTTTTTCCGCTATAGTCTCATAATCAACACTTATGAACAATATGTTACTCCCTCTAATGAGAACTCTTCCATAACTTGCTACTGGATCCTCGCTGTCTTCCTTCATTTCGCTGCAGTCCCTTAGTACTATGTTCATCGTACCGTCAGTTTGCTCCAGCTTCCCCATATATTCTGAACCATCCTTAAGTTTTACTAATACTAATTTATTTATTGCCATTCTTAAATTCTTCAATGGATTTTCGACTTTTGCCTGCACAGTTCTTCATCCCTTATATGGTATTAAAAATTACGGGTCAAATTTAAAGCTTCTTTCATTAGAGAGGAGCATTGTAAAATTAAGCGGTGATGTTGTTCGTATTATATACCGTTACTTAATTTTCCTTTTCTTAAATCACTATAATCCATGGAGTTAACAATACAAGAACCAGAGGAGATCTTAAAGATAGCTGAGGCATTATCAGTAATTAGCAGAATAAATATTCTAAAGTTAATTAATAATAAACCAATGAGTGTAACCGAATTAACCTCAGAGCTTGGAATGAGCAAAGGAAACATAAGCAATCATATAGCTACCTTGGAGAATGCCGGTCTTGTAGTATCTGAATATGAAAATGGAATAAAGGGAATTAAAAAAATTGTTAAACCTAAATATAGCAGGATAGTTATAGATCTTTCCCCATAGATGCCTTAAGAAAGCTGACATATAAAGGAGACGGGCTCATAGGTCTGCTTTTGAACTCAGGATGGGCTTGTGTTGCTACAAAAAACTTCTTATTAGGTAACTCTATAAACTCTACTAAGCCATTCTCGCTAACTCCTGAAATAACTAGTCCAGCCTTCTGTAGTGCGTCAACATATTCAGGGTTTACCTCATACCGATGCCTATGTCTTTCGTAAATGACTTTGGATCCGTATATTTTATTAGCTATAGAGCCTTCCTTAAGAATAATCTTTTGAGAACCTAATCTCATGGTTCCCCCTACTTGAACTACTCTCTTTTGATCATCTAACATTGTAATTACAGGATAAGTAGTAGAGGGATTTATTTCAGTACTATTAGCATCTTTTAAAGACAATACGTCCCTTGCAAACTCCACAACAGCCAATTGAAAGCCGAAACAGATTCCGAGGAAAGGTATGTTGTTTTCCCTGACGTACTTTATAGCTTTTATTTTACCTTCTGTACCACGTGCTCCAAAACCAGGCAAAACTATAACGCCATCTGCTTTATCCATTATTTCTTTTAATTTTTCATCGTTATCTTCTAGGTCAGTAGATTCTACCCATACCAATTTTGGCTTAATATGAAGCGAAGCGCTAGCATGAATAAGCGCCTCCCTTATGCTCATATACGTATCTTTTAACTTGGTGTACTTACCAATGAGAACTATGTTGACCTCTCTGTCTCCATCCTTCAAGGAAGAAACGAAATTTACCCAATCATCTAGATTGGCATCTGTTTTTGGTATATCTAACATTTTCATTATTTTTTCTGATATACCTTGATTTTCTAGAACTAACGGTACCTCGTAAGGAGTGGCAACATCATAACTGGAGAAGATAAAGGAAGGTTTAACGTTAGTAAACAACGCAATTTTATTCCTGCTTTCTTGATCTAAAGCTACTTCAGACCTAACTATAATTAAGTCTGGTTGAATTCCTATTCTTCTTAATTCTTGAACGCTATGTTGTAATGGCTTTGTCTTTAATTCGCCCGTAACTTTCATATATGGTGCTAACGCTACATGAACGAAAACAAGGTTATTTTCTTCGTCTAACTTCATCTGCCTTACGGCTTCAAGGAAAGGTAAACTTTCTATATCTCCTACTGTTCCCCCTATTTCAACAATTACAACGTCTGCATTACTTACTTCGCCTGCTTTCTTTATCATGGAGATGATTTCTCTTGTTACGTGAGGTATTATCTGGACTGTTTGTCCTAAATATTCGCCTTTTCTTTCCTTATTTATTACTTCAAAATATACTTTACCAGCAGTTATATTATTATATTTGGTTACATTAATTCCTATGAAACGTTCGTAATGTCCTAAATCTAAGTCAGTCTCTGCACCATCCTCTGTAACGAAAACCTCGCCGTGCATATAAGGGTTCATAGTTCCGGCGTCAACGTTTATATAAGGGTCCACCTTGACAACGGTAATTCTAATATTCCTTCTTTTTAGGAGCATCCCTATTGAAGCTGCGACTGTACCTTTACCTACGCTAGAAAGAACACCCCCAGTTATTATAATATATTTAGCCAAGCAGTAATCACAGTAAAAAGGCATTTCTCTCATAAAATAAAAAGTCATTTGTTAAACGCTTCATTTATTAACACGCAAAATCAGGTAGGCGTATGAAAAAAGACATATTCGAGAAGATAAAGAGCAGGAAAAACTTACAAGTTGCCCTTGATTTCATAGACATAAACGACGCGCTAAAGGTAGCTGAAGCCTCAAGTAGGGCAGGAGCTAACATCATAGAGGTTGGAACGCCTCTAGTAAAAGCTTCTGGAATAGAAGGTATGAAAAAGGTTAGAGAAGTGGTTAAAGATAAAATAATGTTAGCAGACATGAAGACTGCAGATGCCGGAGACGTTGAAGTGATAATAGCTAATAACGCTAACGCCAACATAATTACAGTATTAGGCATAATGGATGACTCTACAATTAAGTCCGCAGTTGAGAAGGCATCAGAACTAGGTATGTTAGTTCAGGCTGATCTAATAAACGTTAAAGACGTAGTATGTAGGGCTAAACAACTGAAATCCTTAGGTGTAGACATAGTTGGATTACATGTTGGTTTGGACGTTCAAAAAACTCGTGGTATAAGCGTTGCAGACATGAAAGGAGAAATCAAGGAAATCTCAGAACTTGGTGTCCTAATATCGGTAGCCGGTGGGTTAAATAAGGAAAGAATCTCCATGCTACTTGACTTACCGATAAATATTTTCGTAGTAGGTGGTGCAATTACTAGAAGTAAAGATCCCTATACCTCAACCCTGGACATAGTTAACATAATAAATGGGAACTGACAATAAGAAGTTAGGTGTATTTTAATTGTCTTCTCAACCGACTCAAAAGTCCAAGGATTTGAAAATCTCTAATAAGCAAGTGATAAACCCTACTATTCTGAACGAGGATAAGAGGAAGTTAAGCCTTCTTTACATAATTAACAGGATGGAAAGAGTTTCAGAGAAAGCCCTCACTGCATTAATTTTCGAAATGAAAGAGAAAGGTATGGATTTAGGATATAACTTTAATAATATTGGAAATAATATATTTAGCCACTCACTTAAAGAAGATATAACTTCTCTCCTTTACTTAGGCTTTATAGAAAACGACCTTAAAACTAAGAAGTTATCCTTATCCAACGACGGAAAGGAGTTCCTAGAAAAATCCCAAATAGAAGAAGAAATGAAGAACAAACTTGATTCTGCAATTAATGATCTAAAAGTAAAAATAAATGCAATAGATGAAGAATATAACCTAAAGATGAAGAACGAGAGAAGGCTTAGGAATGGGAGAAGGTAAAGTTTTTAGCTTATATAATAATATAATATAAATTAGATATATATTCGTGCCCTGAAAGTAGATTAACTTGACGTTTAAGTATTTGCCTCGAAAACTTCTTGTATATGTATAATCAGGTTGATTTATGGCTTGATCATTTCGAGAAATAAAATTTCTTAAACCTTAAAATAGAGTTAATTTAATAAAAAGAGATAGCTACTGAAAGGGAAAAATGTTTTAGATCGTAGATAGAGGACTTCTCCTTTCCTGAGTCTGTTGAGATTCTTCTGCTACTACACGTGCCCATATTAGAGGATCTAGCTTTCCGTCCTTTCCTAACTTGGTTATCAATTCCCTAAACTGACTCGTGTGCCTTATATCTAGTTCGAGCAACTGTTCTAATAGTTTCCAGCTGTTGTTCTTTACATCTTGTAACATTTCCTCCGGCATATGTTTAATTACCATTGGGTCTTGTAACCATTGATCAAATGCTTTTAGAGTTCTTATCATATGTTGAAATGCTGTTCTTGAAGCTAGAACTAAGTCCAACCTATCCATGTCACTTGTAGACTGTTTTACCTCCATTTCTTTCAAAGTTGCTAGTAAGTTCTTCTGCATCTTTATCCATTCATCTAAGTTATTAAGGAACGTATTTTCCAACCTAGACACCATATACTGTTAGTGATTCACACTTAATAAATACTAGTTTTAAGAGTTCTCTCCTAAAGAGAAAGTATTATACTTCGGACAAGTTAAAGGGCAAACCGTTCTTTTTTACCCTATCTTCTATCTCATTTTCATGAGCCTTTAGAAACTTAATATCGTCTTCCTTTTTCCTCAAGCCGTCTGGAAGCATTCTAGGTATTTCATCTATAATTGGATACCATCGATTGCACTTATCGCAGATTAATATACCTTCTATTATCTCTTTACTTTCACATTCTTCGCAAGGAGTTGAGTCTAATTTTCTAATAAAATCTTTTTTAAACGAGCAGAAGATTTCGCAGACAGGCTTTTTAATGTCTGCATTCTTCCTTTCAACCTCTTTTTCGTTAAAGACAAGCATTGTAAGTGGAAAGTTCTTACATATTGGGCATGCTAAAACGTCCATAAGTCGATACTTCAAGCTATGCTCCACCTACAAACTTAGTTAACTCGTTAGCTATCTCGGAGGCCTTAGACTGATCTTTAGCCTCAACTAATATTCTTATTATAGGCTCGGTTCCGCTTTTCCTCACTAAAAACCAATAATCATTGGAGGTTACCTTTACTCCATCTATGGTAATCATTTTACCGCTATTGCTGTACTTGTTCTCTATTTCCTTGTAAATTTTTTCCACGTTTGTACTCTCAGTTAATCTCACTTTTGTCTTAACGAGATAATACTTTGGCAACCTTTCGAAAAGTGAGGCGGAGGATTCGTTTTCGCTAGCCATAAGCTCGAGCATTAATGCCATGGACATTGCTCCGTCTCTTACGTATTGATGAGGGGGATACATGAAACCTCCGTTCTCTTCGAATCCAGCCACTCCTTTTTCTTTCATTAGAGTATGAGCTATATCTACACTTCCTACTTTGGTCCATTTTACTTCCAAACCGAAATTGGATAAGTATTCTTCTACAAGACTGGAGCTAGACACTGCTGTAAAGACTCTGGGTGGGAGATTGGGATTCTTAACGTGTGACCAATAGGACAGTAATGCAGCGCTCCTATCTCCCCATTCTATGATCCCGTTAGAATCTATGAAAATTGCCCTATCAGCGTCACCATCATGATTAACACCTAAGTCTACTTTCAAGACCTTAGCTACCTCAGCAGTTTCGCGAAGAGTCTCAAATGTAGGCTCTGGATATCTGGCTGGAAATAGTGGATCTAGATTTCCATTCAGAGTAAATACTCTACACCCTAGTTCTCTTGCCACTATTGGAGTAGTTAGACCGCCTACACTATTAGCTGAATCTACCAGAACTCTATAACCCTTTTTTCTTATTTTTTCTACATCAACTTGAGATAATACGCCCTTAACGTAGGTGTCAAGCAGTCTAGTCTCCTTCCTAACATCATATTTTAAAGACGTCCAATCGGAAGAGTTAAACTTACTCTCAAAATATATTTCCTCTATTTTATTTTCTTCCTCTCTCTCTATTTCTATTCCTTCGTTTGAAAGAACTTTAATTCCGTTATATTCTGGAGGATTATGGCTAGCTGTTATTATGACTCCACCGTCATAGCCTAGAGTTTTTACACCGTATTGTAGGGCAGGAGTAGCCCCAAATCCAGCCTCGTAAACATTAACGCCAGTACTTAGCAAAGCTCCTTCTACAACCCTCATAAACATGTCTCCTCCTGCACGGGCATCTCTCCCTATCATGATATTGGCATTTTTTCCAAAGTATGTTCCTATCGCCTTGCCTAATTTAAGAGCTAAATCTACAGTTAATTCCTTATTTATAATCCCTCTAACTCCATCAGTACCGAATAGTTTACCCATATATTATTACTTATATTGAAACATTTAAGAGTGTCGTAGTATATCAGTCCTTTGTTCCTAAAAGAGACAACTTTAGACTTAGACCGTACTATATATTTTATTAGTATAAATATTTCAATATATCTAGATAATTATTACTTTTATAAAAGATATAGATAACCTCTGTTAAGATTTTACATACTCAGCCTAAATAAGTTATAGACTAGTACATGAGGGCTCGAGCCGGGGATTGAACCCGGGACCTCTGGGTCCACAGCCCAGCGCTCTCCCAAGCTGAGCTACTCGAGCCACACCACCTTCAACTAAAACTCAATAATTTTTAAACTCTTCTGCGTTGTAGCTCTAGCTCTTTCTTTACGTTGTCAAGAATACCTCTCGCAATTACTATTTTATTATTTTTACTAATTTTCATTTGACTTTCATTTGTAATAATAAAAATTTCATTGTCAGTAGATCCAAAACCTATATCATGCCTTGATACGTTATTAGTTACTATCATATTGAACCCATGTCTTTCCATTTTAGCTCTAGCCTTCTTTGTTAGCTCCTCATCGTTGTCGACGGTCTCTGCAGAGAAACCTACAACGAAAGCCTTACCTACCGCGACCGAAGACACCTTAGGCGTCTTAATTAACTTAACCTCAGGAACCTCTCTTGCGGTATCAACTTTGTTCTCAAATTTGTTCTGAAAAGAAAAATCAGCAGGAGCTCCAGCTAAAATAACAATTGAAAATCCTTCCTTTACACCTGCTTCGACTTCTTTCATCATTTCGTCCGTAGTTTTCACTTCAAAAACGTTTTTCATAGCAGGCTTCATTGAGGTTGATAGTGGGCCATGAATCAACCTAACGTCGGCTCCCCTAAAGAACGCTTCATTTGCTATGGCTATTCCCATTGTTCCACTACTAGGATTGCTCATAAAACGAACGGGGTCCATGTATTCTCTAGTCGGACCTGCTGTGACCAATATCTTTTTTCCAGAAAGATCCTTTCCCCTTAAGATAATGCTTTCTATTTGCCAAGTCAATAAGTTTATATCTGGATAATGGGCAACGTCCCTTTCTTCATACGGTTCTATTATGTGAATGCCTTGGGATTTCAACATCTCTAATGAGTGTAACACTTGAGTCGTTTTGTACATAGACAAATGCATTGTCGGAACTATAAAGAGAGGTTTATGCTCCCCGATGAAATTAGACGCTGTAAGTAGAACTGAATTATCTGTTATACCATAGACTAATTTATTTAGAAAATTCATGGTAGCTGGGGCGACAACCATAGCTTCCTTCTCTGACAACTGAACATGTTCAAGGTTTCCGGTTATGTCTACAATAACTGGATTTCCAGTAGCCCATTCAAACATGGAAGGAGATATTAATCTAGAAGCTGCCCTGCTCATTATCACATGAACTTCAGAACCATGCCTCATTAACTCCCTAGCCAGATCTAAGGATTTATATAAAGAAATGCTTGCTGTTACTCCGAGGACTACACTTTTTCCAGACAATGGTCCGTCATTCACTATTATTCTCTTCGATGGATGAACCATGGATCAGTCACATATATAATACTCCCGAATAAAACGTAATCTGTGGAGTTTGCAGAATTCAATAAAGGTTCTCCCTTCACTATAAGGAACGCCAGAATGGAAGATATAGAACAAATAATACATATCAATAAGGATTCTTTACCTGAGAATTATCCTCATTATTTCTTTATAGAACATCTGAAAGAATATGGTCTAGCGTTCTTCGTAGGTCTAGTAAACTACAACGTAGTAGGTTATGTAATGCCGAGAATAGAATGGGGGTTCAGCAATTTCAAACAAATTCCTTCAATAGTAAAAAAGGGCCACATTGTATCAATAGCCGTAGAACAACATTATAGAAAAATGGGAATTGGTTCAGCTCTACTCAGAGAATCGATGAAGGCTATG
It includes:
- a CDS encoding RIO1 family regulatory kinase/ATPase, whose amino-acid sequence is MGPPEFSLLKFLLRNSDSYELVPKKKIQEETEFNPTQLEYYLAKLLKLKLIYHEKNLGYDAYKITFSGIDVISIKKLYESRILKSLSTIIGEGKESEVYAGYDFDDNKIVVKFHRIGRTSYKSLRRVNKDPYGRKSWVRLSIENAEAEYKALTCMWKNGARVPRPIGLGVNAIAMELIDGVQLSEKPELGDPEKVLDEIISTIKIAYTCCKIIHGDLSPYNIMVTNDIPYIIDWPQSSRASEETLYRDLSHIISFFEKEYEIVREIPQILSYIRG
- a CDS encoding NFACT family protein — encoded protein: MNYFDLLAWHIENSQNIENCRIDNIYITKGSNNIFLFHLHCKDGDRDLIIEPGRRIHFTKFTIDRDTNGQVSFLRTLLRESFIRSTEILGHERIYSIKTSNEKNIIVELLPRGVLIVTDDKNQILFTTERKEFKDREIKQGSTYSLPPISTSKRKASLPSLLSAPQEIIDALNITDVENGKIIISELEEKIKNGIIKPCLIEKTTVLPIKASNNCIEFRSFNDALDRYFTELEKEQIVNESSKKLNDEKGRLISTINEVNQKISVYKENAERLRKIGKLIMGNYPLIEEIRNTNINSKNTIIIKLDGEEIELDPRLSPTKNASIYFDRAKELEAKAKKAEEILINLQNKLNTLEASIKQKEESSKIKIREKEWYEKYRWTITRNEFLVIAGRDVDQNESLVKKMLDDKDIFLHADIHGAPATIIKTMGKEIGECDLKDAAVISATYSKAWKEGLASIDVFWVTGDQVSKSPPTGEYLPKGSFMIYGKKNFIKNLKLELWIGLEDNNGVRLFVGSEEAVKKRCMFHVKLVPGEDDPEKTASKIIKIMNRENIPGANGLKEEIIKILPGRCKVIKENA
- a CDS encoding U6 snRNA-associated Sm-like protein LSm6 → MQAKVENPLKNLRMAINKLVLVKLKDGSEYMGKLEQTDGTMNIVLRDCSEMKEDSEDPVASYGRVLIRGSNILFISVDYETIAEKTK
- a CDS encoding methionine adenosyltransferase, whose translation is MKNINVQLNKTVDINSLEVELVERKGIGHPDYIADSASEEASRKLSLYYLKKYGVILHHNLDKTLVVGGQASPKFKGGDVIQPIYIIVAGRVTTEVKTSDGIDEIPAGTIIIESVKQWIKDNFRYLDPEKHVIVDYKIGKGSTDLVGIFESSKATPLSNDTSFGVGFSPMSKLENMVFTIERQLNSKEYKSKMPEVGEDIKVMGLRKNKDIEITVAAATISELIEDINHYLSIKDQIKDTVISIANKIAPDYNIKVNVNTGDKIERNIIYMTVTGTSAEHGDDGVTGRGNRGTGLITPMRPMSLEATAGKNPVNHVGKMYNVVANLIAKKVTDELSEVKEVQVQVLGQIGRPIDDPLIANLDVVTVDGKMSDNLKNEINGIVDEQLSSFRKITELILEGKVTMF
- a CDS encoding DUF460 domain-containing protein, with the protein product MIVIGVDIEPNESPSKGEPHYAVVAINEKGELIEKSEFAPRSRVIRLAWEMKAEIIAIDNIYELGETDRDVINFIKFLPEYTKIVQTTFNKGEFKSIKELALEMGILDNVMKLSPLRTAYVNCMLAIRGYGKVINPVEKRTKIIVARGRNLGPGGMSQNRYKRHIRGLLLRVAREIKEKLDRNGLDYDVIIRRTRAGIEGAVFTVYSPRERLYGIVKKMRGNDVVVDIRPIYKNKIEFNEPEREIKRRIIVGLDPGLEVGIAIIDIHGRPLLLESRRSIDREEIINIIMSYGVPTIIATDVNPVPDAVKKIASTLNCRLFVPDREISAEEKQQIVSIFSKKTGMRIIDAHTRDSLSAALKAFHEIENKLRQAESLINRLELDINEERVYDCVIKGEPISSCIEKEIEEVLNKENNVKVIKQVKQVAENQQPKDEINKLKLENIRLRRTISSIIIEKEMLERRIEETKLNLKKDLERDRRIYELQLQLTEKDKLINSLTQTKLKNEAEIKQLKDVILKLSRNDAIPVFDDSSPLVCVKDGKLFFLGEEIDPIIVPFFNGQVAVIEKDTLNWLRLMSKELEIENSKKIDLKGLIESYRSSRSKHSNFSF
- a CDS encoding ArsR family transcriptional regulator gives rise to the protein MELTIQEPEEILKIAEALSVISRINILKLINNKPMSVTELTSELGMSKGNISNHIATLENAGLVVSEYENGIKGIKKIVKPKYSRIVIDLSP